CGACGCGGGTGCGCGGGGTGAGGCCCGCGAGCACGGCCTTGCGCACGGCCTCCTCGTCGGGGAGCGCCGGGTCGAGGGGGACGGTGACGACACGGGCCCGGCGGGCCGCGGCCGCGACGACGGTGCCGTAGCCGTGGTCGGTGACCAGCACCTCGTCGTCGGGCGTCAACCGCAGGGCGTCCAGGGCGAGTCCCGCGGCCTCGGTGGCGTTGGTGACGAGGGCGGCGCCCTCGGGATCGGTGCCGAGCCGGGCCGCGATACGGCCGCGGGCGTCGGCGAGCCGGTCGGGGACGCCGAGGAAGAAGCGGTCGGGATCGGCGGCCGCCTCCTCCGCGATGCGCCGGTGGACTTGGGCGACGGGGACCGGCACGGCGCCGAACGACCCGTGGTTGAGATGGGCGACCTCGGCGCCGAGCCGGAACAGTTCGGTGCCGCCGGGGAAGGCGGCGGGCGCGGTCACCGTGCCTCCGGGGTGCGGGCGCGGCCGACGGGGACGACTATGCGAAAACGTGTAGGGACCATGCCGTTGATGGTCTCAGCTCGTTCCCGCGTACAGGCCCCATCCGATCCCGCCCCACGCCACCAGCTGCCACAGCCCGCACCACCCGCCCGCACCGCGCCCTCCCCTCGTCACGGCCCGACGTGATCGTCGTCGGGCCGCCGACGAGAGTGGACGGTCCGCGAACGTCAGCCGTGCGGCGCGGTCACACCGGGCTCGTGCGGCGCACGCACTCCTTCACCACCTCCCGCAGACTGCCCGTCCGCTCCAGCAGGTCCCGCTGCACGCGGGCGCCGTTCCCGTGCTTCAGGAGGTCCTCCGCGGTTCCGCGGGCCAGGTCGAGGTCGCCCGTGTCCTCCAGGGCGTCGTGGACGTGGTCGAGGAGGGCGTGGACCACCTCGTCGCTGGGGGCGGGACGCATCGTGACCGGGTGGAGCAGGGTGTCGTCCAGGCCGGAGCGGGCCGCCCGCCACGCGGCGAGGCGCAGGGAGGCGACGCCGTGGGGGAGCGGTGGGCGGCCGGCGCGCCAGTCACGGGCGGCCGTCTCGACCAGGGCCCGCGCCAGCGTGGCGATCAGGACGGTCGACGAGGCCTCCAGGCAGACGTCCGACACGCGGATCTCGACCGTGGGGTAGCGGTGGGAGAGCCGGGCGTCGAAGTAGACCATGCCCCGGTCGCGCAGGACGCCGGTCGCGGTCATCTCCGCGACCTGCTCCTCGTACCGTGCCGCGGAGCCGAAGATCTCGGTGGGGCCCGCCATCGGCCAGCGGCCCCACACCCTGCTGCGGTAGCTGCTGTACAAGCTGTCGTTGCCCTGCCAGAAAGGCGAGTTGGCGCTCAGCGCGACCAGGACCGGCAGCCAGGACCTGATGCGGTCGATGACCGCCACGCCCTCCTCGTCCGAGCCGACCGACACATGGACGTGACAGCCGCACGTCAGCTGCTCCTGTGTCGTCAGGCCGAACTGCGCCTCCATCCACTGGAAGCGGTCGCCCGTGGTCACCGCCGGGCTCACGGGCAGCGGCGACGTCGCGAGCGCGGCCACCGCCCCGCCCACGTCTCCGGCGTGCCGTGCCGCGTCCGCGCGCCAGCGGGCCACTTCCTCCGCGAGGTCGGCCATGTTCGACCGTGGCTGCGTGGCGAATTCGAGCTGCTGCCCGTGCAGTTCCCTCTCGAAGGTCTCCTCCTCGGGCTCGCGGTAGTCGTCGGCCTGCTTCTCGGCGCCGGAGCTCTCCTCCGTGTCCCTGGCCGCCCGGGCCAGGACGGCCGAGGACAGGGCGCGAGGCTCGCCGCTCTCACGGTCGACCAGGAGGAGTTCCTCCTCCACTCCTACAGTGCGCAAAGGAGACCGCCTCTCTTCCATGTCACATCGCAATGTCTCGCTGTCCCCTGTACCCCCGGACCGGGTCCACAGCCGTACGGTGGAGCTACGGGCCGCCGGAGGTTTCAGCGAGGGCTCTTCGGCAAACCGATCACTTATGGTGCAAATCGGCTACACAATGATGACCGAGCAGGCCGGTCCGCGCGCACTCGTCGACGACCTCGTCGCCGCGGAGCGGGCAGGCTTCGACTTCTCCGTCACCTCCGACCACTATTTCCCGTGGCTGGAGGAGCAGGGGCACTCCCCGTACGCGTGGAGCGTGCTCGGCGCGGCCGCGCAGGCGACGTCGCGCATCCCCCTCATGACGTACGTGACCTGCCCGACGGTCCGCTACCACCCCGCTGTCGTGGCGCAGAAGGCCGCGACGATGCAGCTGCTCTCCGAGGGCCGCTTCCGGCTGGGGCTCGGCTCGGGCGAGAACCTCAACGAGCACATCGTCGGCGCGGGCTGGCCCTCCGCCCGCGTCCGCATCGAGATGCTCGAAGAGGCCGTCGAGATCATCCGCGCGCTCTTCACCGGCGACAACGTGAACCATGAAGGCACCCACTTCGACGTGGCCAACGCCAAGCTGTGGGACGTGCCCGACGAGCTGCCGCCCATCGGCATCGCCGTCTCCGGCGAACGGTCCTGCTCGCTCGCCGGACGCCACGCCGACCTCGTCATCGCGACCGAGCCCAAGGCCGAGCTGATCGAGTCCTTCGACAAGCACGGAGGTCGCGGCAAGCCCCGCGTGGGGCAGCTGCCCGTCTGCTACGACACCGACAAGGA
The sequence above is a segment of the Streptomyces sp. Je 1-369 genome. Coding sequences within it:
- a CDS encoding glutamate--cysteine ligase; the encoded protein is MRTVGVEEELLLVDRESGEPRALSSAVLARAARDTEESSGAEKQADDYREPEEETFERELHGQQLEFATQPRSNMADLAEEVARWRADAARHAGDVGGAVAALATSPLPVSPAVTTGDRFQWMEAQFGLTTQEQLTCGCHVHVSVGSDEEGVAVIDRIRSWLPVLVALSANSPFWQGNDSLYSSYRSRVWGRWPMAGPTEIFGSAARYEEQVAEMTATGVLRDRGMVYFDARLSHRYPTVEIRVSDVCLEASSTVLIATLARALVETAARDWRAGRPPLPHGVASLRLAAWRAARSGLDDTLLHPVTMRPAPSDEVVHALLDHVHDALEDTGDLDLARGTAEDLLKHGNGARVQRDLLERTGSLREVVKECVRRTSPV
- a CDS encoding LLM class F420-dependent oxidoreductase is translated as MVQIGYTMMTEQAGPRALVDDLVAAERAGFDFSVTSDHYFPWLEEQGHSPYAWSVLGAAAQATSRIPLMTYVTCPTVRYHPAVVAQKAATMQLLSEGRFRLGLGSGENLNEHIVGAGWPSARVRIEMLEEAVEIIRALFTGDNVNHEGTHFDVANAKLWDVPDELPPIGIAVSGERSCSLAGRHADLVIATEPKAELIESFDKHGGRGKPRVGQLPVCYDTDKDAAIARAHDQFRWSVGGWPVNSELPGPSGFSGATQFVTKEDMAKQVPCGDNVDDFVEAVRPFAEAGFTEIALVQVGGDQQRPFIDWAEKKLLPALREL